Part of the Crossiella cryophila genome, ATGCCCAGGACTACGGCTACTGGGCCGCGGTCTCGGTGCCGGACGCGCCAGCCGCCGCGGTGGACCTGGTGGCGGCCTGGGGTGTCTGGGGTTTCCACTGGGACGATTTCTTCGACGACCGGTTCAAGCGGACCCGCAACATCCTGGCCGGGCGGGCCTACGTCGACCGGCTGATGACCTTCCTGCCGCAGGACCTGGCGAAGATGCCCGCACCTGAGGACCCGGTGCAGGCCGGACTGGCCGACCTGTGGACCCGGATGGCGCCGAACCTGCCGCCGTCGGGCCGGGCGGCCTTCCCCGGTCAGCTCGGGGAGTTCCTCTACGGGCCGCTGTGGGAGGTGCACAACGTCATCCAGGGCCGGAGCCCGGATCCGGTGGACTACGTGGAGATGCGGCGGCAGACCGGCGGCGGGATGTTCGCCTACGCGCTGGCCATGGCCGGGCTGGGCGGCGACCTGCCGGCCGCGGTGTGGGAACACCGCACCATGAAAGCGCTCGGCGAGATCTTCGCCGAGGTGCCACCGCTGCGCAACGACATCATCTCCTACGACAAGGAGATCCACCGCGAGGGCGAGATCCACAACGCGGTGCTGATCACCCAGCAGTTCTTCGGCTGTGACCGGGAACGGGCGACCTCGATCGTCAACGACCTGCTCACCGGACGGATCAGGCAGTTCCAGCGGCTGGCCGCGATCGAGGTGCCCAGGATGGCCAGGGAACTGGACCTGGACGCCACCGACCGGGCGACGGTGGCCGCGGTGGTGAACGCGCTGCGCGACTGGCTGGCCGGTGACTGCCACTGGGCGCCACGCTGCGCGCGCTACCGCTGACCAAGCTTTTCTCTTGCAGCGCAACAACAACCGAGGAGCCGAAAGATGACCACAGTCCAGCCACGGAACACCGAGTACGGCAAGCCGGTGCTGCGCAGCGACTACCAGCGCTCGGTGGCGGCGTACTGGAATGCCGAGGAGGACCCGGTCAACCTTCGGCTGGGCGATGTCGACGGCCTCTACCACCACCACTACGGCCTCGGCGACTACGACCCCGCGGTACTGGAAACCCCGGCGGCGCAACGGGATCAGGCCATCATCGACGAGATGCACCGGCTGGAGACCGCGCAGGCCGAGGTGCTGCTGGACCACCTCGGCGATGTCCGGCCCGGTGACAGGCTGCTGGACGCGGGCTGTGGCCGCGGTGGCAGCAGCATCATGGCCAACCTGCGCTTCGGCTGCGAGGTCGACGGCGTCTCCATCTCGCAGAAGCAGGTGGACTTCGCCAACGAGCAGGCGCGCAAGCGCGGAGTGGCCGACCGGGTGCGGTACCACTTCAAGAACATGCTCGACACCGGGTTCGAGACGGCCTCCCGCAAGGCCATCTGGAACAACGAGAGCACCATGTACGTGGACCTGCACCAGCTCTTCGCCGAGCACGCCAGGCAGCTGGAGATCGGCGGCCGCTACGTCACGATCACCGGTTGCTACAACGACGTCACCGGTGGCCGGTCCAAGGCGGTCAGCCAGATCGACCAGCACTACACCTGCAACATCCACCCGCGCAGCCAGTACTTCAAGGCCATGCAGGCCAACAACCTGGTGCCGATCAGCGTGATCGACCTGACCGCGGCCACCATCCCGTACTGGGAGCTGCGGGAGAAGTCCTCGGTGGCCACCGGCGTCGAGGCCCCGTTCCTGCAGGCATACCGCGAGGGCAGCTTCCACTACCTGCTCATCGCGGCCGATCGGATCTGACGAGCCGATGAGCGACACAGTCGCCACCGAGACGGTCCCGGCCAGTTCGCTGGCCGGGCCGTCCGGCCTGGGCACCTCAGCGGCTCGCATCGCCAGCGTGTTCGGCAAGGTCCCGGCGCCCGCGCCGGCGCCGGAGGTCACGCCGGCGCCCGTCCCGGTGGCGGCGGCCGGCGGCGGTGATCCGGCCTACGCCGTGCGGTCCTGGGGAGATGGCAGCTACTCCCCGCTGTACGTGCCGATGGTGGAGCGGATCAACCCCGCGCTCGGCCAGGAGGTGGACGACCGGCTGGTGAGCTGGGCCGAGGAGTGCGGGTTCTCCGAGCCGGAGAGCGAGCTGATGGGCAAGGCCGGGTTCGGCAGGCTGGCCATGCTCACCCACACCGACACCGAGGACCCGGACCAGCTGCTGATCGCGGCGAAGCTGAACGCGGCCTGGTGGGCCGCCGACGACCTCTACGCGGACAGCACCGAGCACGGGGCGGTGCCCACCGAGCTGCCGTTCCGGCTCACCCTGGCGATGGCGGCGATGGACCCGGTGCCGCCTGCCGGGGAGTTCACCCCGCCGCTGGAAGAGAAGATCGCCTCCGAGCGGGTGCTGGTGGCGCTGCGCTCGGCCACCGCCTACCTGGCCGGTCGCAGCACGCCCGCGGTGGTGCACCGGTCCAACTACTCGACCTTCTCCATGTTCGTCAGCTGGACCGCCTACGCGGCCTGGCGGCACACCGGGGAGTACCCGACCGCGTGGGAGTACCTGACCGCGCGGCAGCACGACAACTTCTACACCTCGATGACGCTGATCGACGCGGTCGGCGGCTACGAGGTGACCGCGAACGTCTACTACGCCCCGGATGTGCGCGAGGCCGCGTTCCAGGCCGGGGTGGCCGCCGTGCTGGTCAACGACCTGTTCTCGGTGGCCAAGGACGCCGCGGACGAGGTGCCGGTGTGCAACATGGTGCTGCAGATCGCCGCCGACCGGGGCTGCTCGATCGCCGAGGCCACCGAGGCCACGGTGGAGCTGCACAACCAGATCGTCCGGGACTTCGAGGCCGCGCACCAGCGCCTGGCGGCCGTGCCCTCGCCTGAGCTGCAACGGTTCCTGCGCGGGCTGCGGGCCTGGATGGGCGGCGGCTTCGAATGGCACGCCACCAACCCGAGATACCACAGCTAGAACCCCGATCCTCCTTTGATTCCTGCTCGTACAAGAGAACTTGGCGGTGTGCACGGTGACAGAAGCGTTGGAGTCCGGCGTCCGGACCAATGGCAACGGCAACGGCGCTCAACTGAGCCTGGGCACGGCGGCGGCGCGGAATCTGGCGTCCACCACCAAGTCCGTGCCGCAGATGCAGGGCATCAGCCCGCGCTGGCTGCTCAAGGTGCTGCCCTGGGTGGAGGCCAACGGCGGCGCGTACCGGGTCAACCGGCGGATGACCTACGCGGTCGGCGACGGGCGGCTCAGCTTCAGCAACGTGGGCACCCAGATCAGGGTGGTGCCGC contains:
- a CDS encoding family 2 encapsulin nanocompartment cargo protein terpene cyclase, whose translation is MSDTVATETVPASSLAGPSGLGTSAARIASVFGKVPAPAPAPEVTPAPVPVAAAGGGDPAYAVRSWGDGSYSPLYVPMVERINPALGQEVDDRLVSWAEECGFSEPESELMGKAGFGRLAMLTHTDTEDPDQLLIAAKLNAAWWAADDLYADSTEHGAVPTELPFRLTLAMAAMDPVPPAGEFTPPLEEKIASERVLVALRSATAYLAGRSTPAVVHRSNYSTFSMFVSWTAYAAWRHTGEYPTAWEYLTARQHDNFYTSMTLIDAVGGYEVTANVYYAPDVREAAFQAGVAAVLVNDLFSVAKDAADEVPVCNMVLQIAADRGCSIAEATEATVELHNQIVRDFEAAHQRLAAVPSPELQRFLRGLRAWMGGGFEWHATNPRYHS
- a CDS encoding geranyl diphosphate 2-C-methyltransferase — translated: MTTVQPRNTEYGKPVLRSDYQRSVAAYWNAEEDPVNLRLGDVDGLYHHHYGLGDYDPAVLETPAAQRDQAIIDEMHRLETAQAEVLLDHLGDVRPGDRLLDAGCGRGGSSIMANLRFGCEVDGVSISQKQVDFANEQARKRGVADRVRYHFKNMLDTGFETASRKAIWNNESTMYVDLHQLFAEHARQLEIGGRYVTITGCYNDVTGGRSKAVSQIDQHYTCNIHPRSQYFKAMQANNLVPISVIDLTAATIPYWELREKSSVATGVEAPFLQAYREGSFHYLLIAADRI
- a CDS encoding terpene synthase family protein — translated: MAEAATTMLGLTGPGMGLTRMAAFAPAVNTEPLQPNGIHFGGGALPEFYMPYPARTSPHLERARTFAADWTRRIGIARAGVWTDHWTDAQDYGYWAAVSVPDAPAAAVDLVAAWGVWGFHWDDFFDDRFKRTRNILAGRAYVDRLMTFLPQDLAKMPAPEDPVQAGLADLWTRMAPNLPPSGRAAFPGQLGEFLYGPLWEVHNVIQGRSPDPVDYVEMRRQTGGGMFAYALAMAGLGGDLPAAVWEHRTMKALGEIFAEVPPLRNDIISYDKEIHREGEIHNAVLITQQFFGCDRERATSIVNDLLTGRIRQFQRLAAIEVPRMARELDLDATDRATVAAVVNALRDWLAGDCHWAPRCARYR